A window of Clostridia bacterium genomic DNA:
TTTCATCCAGTATCGCTACTCCTGGATTGCTTCTCATAACAGTCACCCTCTCTATAATTTGTTTAACCCTACCCACTGCTACATAATAAGCTCCATATCCTCATCTGCACAATCTCTGTCTTGCCTGTCAAGCAGTGTATTACTTATCATCTCTATCAACCTCATGGCACCCTTGTAGCCTACTATAGGCATATAGGAATGAACACTCCTGTCAAGGATGGGAAATCCAACCCTTACAAAGGGTATATCCTCTGCCCGTGATATATACTTGCCATAAGTGGTACCTAAAAGCAGATCAACAGCTTCTTCCTTTATCCACTGGTGAAGTGTGAATAAATCTCCCCCACTCTTCACCTTTCCTTCTATCCCGGCTTCCTTCAGCATATCTCCTACGCTTCTTTCAAAAGCCTCTCCCGGTGTTCCTGTAAGTACATATTTCGGTATCATTCCAAGATTTATGGCAAATTCAGTAAGAGCTGTCACCACATCAGGGTCTCCAAAGATTGCACAAGTTTTACCATGATAATGGTAGTGACAATCAACCATAACATCCACAACCTGGCCCCGTTCCTCCTCAAGCTCTTGAGGAATCTGCTTTCCAGTTAGCTTGGAAAGAGCCATCAGGAAGTCATCTGTCGCTTTGATGCCAATCGGAGTTTTTAATACCCTTGCAGGAACCTTGCATTTTTTTTCAAGCTCATATGCACCGTCTGAAGCTGCAAAATATCCAAAGGCCAAAGTAGCTGTTGAATTTCCTGCATCAATGATTTCCTGCGGCTTTGTGCCTCCCGAAGGATACATTTCATACTTTCCTGTCATCGGCGCGTCAAGCACTCCGCTGGTATCCGGCAGCATGATAAATTCAATTCCCATAGTTTTTATGATCCTCTTCATTTCCCGCATGTCTCCCGGATTTACAAAGCCGGGTATTATGTTGATTTTCCCATTGCTGCTTCCGCTTTTCACAGAAAGGTATTTCACCATAGCCTTAACCATATTTGAAAATCCGGTTATATGTGAGCCGACATAGCTGGGCGTATTGGCATGAATAACTATCTTCCCTTCCGGCACCTGTGACTGCATTATGAATGTCGGAATATCGTCTCCTATCGTTTCGGAAAGACATGTTGTATGAATAGCAACAACATCCGGATCATAGATTGAGAATATATTTTTTATAGCTGTTTTCAGGTTTGCACCCCCTCCAAAGACAGATGCACCTTCTGTAAAAGAGCTTGTTGAAGCCATTACAGGATCCCTGAAATTCCTGGTCAAAAACTTTCTGTGATATGCACAGCACCCCTGTGAGCCATGGCTGTGAGGCAGGCATCTGTGTATCCCCAGAGCTGCGTACATGGCACCTACAGGTTGGCATGTTTTAGCAGGATTTATTACCAATGCTTCTCTTTTCACATAATCTTTCGGTGTATTATCCAACATTTTCATTCCCCCCTATATAACTTCCTTCAATCAATGGTTCCATTTTCCACGGAGGATTAACAAACTTCCAGGAAGGTGTGGTAAGTCCCATTACAATATCCCTTGCAAAGTTCACAGCCCCTCTAAAACCAGCGTATGGGCCGCTGTAATCATAGGAATGCAGCTGTTTTGAGAAAATCCCGGCTTTGTGTGCTACATATTTATCCTTTATTCCCGAACAGAAGATATCTGGTTTCAGCATCCTCAAAAATTCTTCTGTCTCATAATGGTTTAAATCATCAACGACAATACTTCCATTTTTCATATCTTTCATCATTCCTGCATAATAGTTCAACGGAATTTCATCTTTCAGTTTTTCATATCTTTCATTAGATAAAACTACTCTATAATGCTTCTCATCGGGCTCCAGTTCCAGATTCTCTATGTTTTTGCTGTCAGCATCTTCCTTTATGAGAGGTATAGCTTCTCTGCCCTCGTAATCATCCCTGTGTGCAAATTCATATCCTGCAAGTATTGTCTCAACTCCGAGATCTTCAAGCAGCTTGTGATAGTGATGCGCCCTTGACCCTCCGACAAAAAGCGCCGCTGTCTTTCCACTACAGATACTCTTGTATGTTGACATCTGTGGAGTTATGTCAGCAAGTTCTTCCTCTATAACCTCTTCAGTCCTTTTTATCAGAGCAGGGTCATCGAAATATTTTGCAATATCCCTCAAGCTCTTGATTGTACTCTTTACTCCAATAAAATTTACCTTTATCCAGTCTGTTCCGTATTTTGTTTTCATCATTTCGCCGATATAGTTGATCGAGCGGTGGCACTGCACTACATTAAGATCTGCCATATGAGCATTTTTCAATTGCTCTACAGTACCATTCCCGGTCATCATAGATACAATATTGTAGCCGATTTTCTTTAAAATCCTTTCAAGCTCCCAGCCGTCTCCGCCTATATTGTATTCCCCCAGGACATTTATGGAGAATTTACCTGCCACAGCATCTCCTGTGCCGATAATATGCCTGATAAGCCCATTATTCGCAATATGATGTCCTCCTGACTGGCTTACACCTTTGTATCCCTCACAGCTGAATGCCAGTACTTTGATTCCGTATTCCTTTTGTGCCCATGCAGCAACCGCATTTATATCATCTCCAATCAGACCGACAGGACATGTGGAGCATATCATTACAGTCTTGGGTTTGAAAATTTCTACCGCTTCTGTTATAGCCTTTCTAAGCTTTTTTTCGCCCCCGAAAACTATATCGCCTTCCTGTAAATCTGTTGAAAAGCAGTAGTTAAGAAGATTCATTCCGCCGTCTTCAGATCTCCCTTTGTTCCTTCTTGTACCCCACGTATAATATCCACAACCTATAGGACCGTGTGTCAAAATTACTGCATCCCTCAGAGGTCCAAGTACAACACCCTTGCATCCAGCATAGCAGCAGCCTCTGTTGGTTATGATTCCGGGAATAGTCCTTGTATTGGCAGTTATGGTTTGCTGCTCCTGTTCCACCCCACTGTTCTTTACCAGAATGTGTTCCTTCCTGTTTTTGAAAACACCCGCAGGGTAATTCTCAATAATTCTTCCCAATTTTCCTCTCATTGTGATTCCCTCCGTTTTCAGACTGCATCTTCTCCCATTTCACCTGTTCTGATTCTTACTGTTTCAGAAACCGGCATTACAAATATCTTCCCATCGCCAGGATTTCCTTTGCTGTTCACTCTGATTATGGTATCAACCGCTTTTTTTACTTCATCATCCTTTACTACAAGCGAAAGAAGCCTTTTAGGTATTAATCTGTGCTCTTCAGTGATAGTCTCTGCAACTACCGGCGGCGCACTTTGCATTCCCGTTATCATGTTCTGAATCAGAGAAAAATCTACTTTCTTTCGGCCCCGCCCTATCACCTTACGACAGTTTAGTGCCGGAAACCCATCTGCCAGAAGGGCTTGCTTAGTCTGGTTAATCATATTCATTCTAATAACAGCCATAACTTCTTTCATAACAGCTCCCCCTTTCTAAAGTTGGTTTACACCGGAGCTTATCGTATAAGCTTCCTCCACAGGACTGACAAATATTTTCCCATCACCGAATGCACCCTTTTCGCCTGTTTTTGCATTTTTCATAATTATTTTTATTACATCATCCTTATCTTCGTCTTTTACAACCATCATCAGCATTTCTTTTGGAATCTCATCATAAAATACATCTCCAACTTTTACTCCTCTTTGTTTGCCACGACCCATAACATCCATCTTCGTCACAGCTGGAAAACCCGCATCACATAATTCTGACAATACTGCTCCAACTTTTTCGGGCCTGATAATTGCTCTTATCATCAACATAGGAATCTCCTCCTTGTATTTATTAATTCTTCAGCCTGTCTTGCTAAATATCCAATATGCCGTGCTCCATCAAAATCGCTTCCAATCTGTCTTGCGGCATCGGCTTTGGTACTACAAACATGTCATTGCTGTCAATCGCCCTGGCGAGGCCTCTATATGCGTCTGCCTGAGCAGCCTGAGGGTCATAGTCTATTACAGTTTTTTTGTTAATCTCTGCTCTTTGAACCATATTGTCTCTAGGCACAAAATATATAAGCTGACTCCCAAGCTCTTTAGCGAAAGCCTCCAACAACTCCCTCTCTCCGTCAACCTTTCTGCTGTTGCAAATTATACCGCCAAGGCGGGTGCCCCCGGTATTCGCATACTTTTGAACACCCTTGCAAATGTTGTTGGCAGCATACAACGCCATCATCTCGCCACTTGCAACAATATAAATCTCCTGTGCCTTTCCTTCTCTGATAGGCATTGCAAACCCGCCGCAGACAACGTCTCCGAGTACATCATAGAATACATAATCCAGATCATCGGTGTAGGCTCCCAGCTGCTCCAGCATGTTGATCGAGGTAATTATTCCTCTTCCTGCACAACCTACTCCAGGTTCTGGCCCACCGGATTCAACGCATCTGATTCCAAAAACTCCATTTTTCATTATGTTTTCAAGTTCAACTTCTTCACCTTCTTCCCTGAGAGTATCCAATACACTCTTTTGAGCCAGACCTCCAAGAACAAGCCTTGTTGAATCAGCTTTTGGGTCACACCCGACTATCATAATGTTTTTTCCCATTTCGCCTAAACCTGCTGTCAGGTTTTGAGTTGTTGTGGACTTTCCAATGCCACCTTTTCCATAAATAGCTACCTGTCTCATAGTTAATACCTCCTGCTTTTGAATTTATAGTTTAAAAAACAAAAAGGCACCAAAATCAATAATTGATTCTGGCGCCTTGGCCTTTTGATATAAAAATCTTTCAGTGGATTCTATATCGGATATTAAATTTATTAACCTTATTATAACTGATGTTCCTAATAATGTCAACCCTATTTTGCAATTTTATTACTAAAATCCTGCATTTTAATTTCTGGCAAGTATAATTGCTTCTGCAATTTCCTTCATTGCAATCCTGTTATCTCTGCTTTTTTTCTTAATAGCTTCATATGCTTCAGATTCGGTATACCCTTCTTTTTCAACCAAAATCCATTTTGCCTTTTCAACAACTTTTCTGCTAACAATCGTATCATTAAGCTTTTTTACCTTTTGCTCATATTCCATAACCCTCTTGTAATTCATAAGTGTCAAATCAGCAATCTGAATTACTGCTTCATCAAATACAGGTTTGGTCAAATATGTTATTATTCTGGAGTTCCTTAAAAAATTAAGAATCTCATCATTCCGTGTCTCAAAGACAAGGACACATGCAGTAAGCAGTTCTTCATCCAGTACTTCAAGAGTATTCCTGATTTCCGTAAACTTATTGGTAATTTCAATAACGACAAATTCTGGATAACAGCTCCTT
This region includes:
- the nifD gene encoding nitrogenase molybdenum-iron protein alpha chain — translated: MRGKLGRIIENYPAGVFKNRKEHILVKNSGVEQEQQTITANTRTIPGIITNRGCCYAGCKGVVLGPLRDAVILTHGPIGCGYYTWGTRRNKGRSEDGGMNLLNYCFSTDLQEGDIVFGGEKKLRKAITEAVEIFKPKTVMICSTCPVGLIGDDINAVAAWAQKEYGIKVLAFSCEGYKGVSQSGGHHIANNGLIRHIIGTGDAVAGKFSINVLGEYNIGGDGWELERILKKIGYNIVSMMTGNGTVEQLKNAHMADLNVVQCHRSINYIGEMMKTKYGTDWIKVNFIGVKSTIKSLRDIAKYFDDPALIKRTEEVIEEELADITPQMSTYKSICSGKTAALFVGGSRAHHYHKLLEDLGVETILAGYEFAHRDDYEGREAIPLIKEDADSKNIENLELEPDEKHYRVVLSNERYEKLKDEIPLNYYAGMMKDMKNGSIVVDDLNHYETEEFLRMLKPDIFCSGIKDKYVAHKAGIFSKQLHSYDYSGPYAGFRGAVNFARDIVMGLTTPSWKFVNPPWKMEPLIEGSYIGGNENVG
- the nifH gene encoding nitrogenase iron protein, with amino-acid sequence MRQVAIYGKGGIGKSTTTQNLTAGLGEMGKNIMIVGCDPKADSTRLVLGGLAQKSVLDTLREEGEEVELENIMKNGVFGIRCVESGGPEPGVGCAGRGIITSINMLEQLGAYTDDLDYVFYDVLGDVVCGGFAMPIREGKAQEIYIVASGEMMALYAANNICKGVQKYANTGGTRLGGIICNSRKVDGERELLEAFAKELGSQLIYFVPRDNMVQRAEINKKTVIDYDPQAAQADAYRGLARAIDSNDMFVVPKPMPQDRLEAILMEHGILDI
- the nifK gene encoding nitrogenase molybdenum-iron protein subunit beta; translated protein: MLDNTPKDYVKREALVINPAKTCQPVGAMYAALGIHRCLPHSHGSQGCCAYHRKFLTRNFRDPVMASTSSFTEGASVFGGGANLKTAIKNIFSIYDPDVVAIHTTCLSETIGDDIPTFIMQSQVPEGKIVIHANTPSYVGSHITGFSNMVKAMVKYLSVKSGSSNGKINIIPGFVNPGDMREMKRIIKTMGIEFIMLPDTSGVLDAPMTGKYEMYPSGGTKPQEIIDAGNSTATLAFGYFAASDGAYELEKKCKVPARVLKTPIGIKATDDFLMALSKLTGKQIPQELEEERGQVVDVMVDCHYHYHGKTCAIFGDPDVVTALTEFAINLGMIPKYVLTGTPGEAFERSVGDMLKEAGIEGKVKSGGDLFTLHQWIKEEAVDLLLGTTYGKYISRAEDIPFVRVGFPILDRSVHSYMPIVGYKGAMRLIEMISNTLLDRQDRDCADEDMELIM
- a CDS encoding P-II family nitrogen regulator, with product MLMIRAIIRPEKVGAVLSELCDAGFPAVTKMDVMGRGKQRGVKVGDVFYDEIPKEMLMMVVKDEDKDDVIKIIMKNAKTGEKGAFGDGKIFVSPVEEAYTISSGVNQL
- a CDS encoding ANTAR domain-containing protein; this translates as MDYAKFILFGNDKKTLSVIKNSLVSNGHIFLGYSNDTHNILKHVRSCYPEFVVIEITNKFTEIRNTLEVLDEELLTACVLVFETRNDEILNFLRNSRIITYLTKPVFDEAVIQIADLTLMNYKRVMEYEQKVKKLNDTIVSRKVVEKAKWILVEKEGYTESEAYEAIKKKSRDNRIAMKEIAEAIILARN
- a CDS encoding P-II family nitrogen regulator encodes the protein MKEVMAVIRMNMINQTKQALLADGFPALNCRKVIGRGRKKVDFSLIQNMITGMQSAPPVVAETITEEHRLIPKRLLSLVVKDDEVKKAVDTIIRVNSKGNPGDGKIFVMPVSETVRIRTGEMGEDAV